The following proteins are co-located in the Pyrococcus abyssi GE5 genome:
- a CDS encoding DUF58 domain-containing protein has translation MRGVSFFLTLFLWFVLLSVIFGTPGKLALFPLLIIIVGMIFDTPGGFTVEREVTKRRVFVGEEVRVKLRVRVSKGIGIVILKENLPRAFEVKGSATFHFFTYPGKREFSFEYSFVPRRKGEYDIPKTEVFAYHFMRLHPMRWGLYGNGEKILVIPKLSATSRLLYKRMAHKLLPQLSLSKTGPQSTDFLEIREYRPGDPFKAINWKATARSGKLLVNEFEREGKDTIMIFLDSRISVLEGEKVFEKAISLAYSLAMVHLKKGDNVGLYIIGQGKIVTPSSSASQMQTIMKALIGATYAKDETLKEGFERAFQVLLKFKPRTIIITSLDPRILEEVKVLGPKFLIVDVLGDYGDVEGLVVLRRRAMGSEIRNVVHWRSCKEPVDLAMVKVEARLR, from the coding sequence ATGAGGGGTGTATCTTTCTTCTTAACCCTGTTCCTGTGGTTCGTCTTGCTCTCGGTTATATTCGGAACTCCGGGTAAGCTGGCCCTATTTCCCTTGTTAATAATAATCGTTGGAATGATCTTCGACACTCCTGGAGGGTTTACCGTTGAGCGAGAGGTCACGAAACGGAGAGTCTTCGTTGGAGAAGAGGTTAGAGTTAAGCTAAGGGTTAGGGTCAGTAAAGGCATTGGAATAGTGATCCTCAAGGAGAATCTGCCGAGGGCGTTTGAGGTAAAAGGTTCCGCAACATTCCACTTCTTCACTTATCCTGGGAAGAGGGAATTCAGCTTCGAATACTCCTTCGTTCCGAGGAGGAAAGGTGAGTACGATATACCAAAAACTGAGGTGTTTGCGTATCATTTCATGAGGCTTCATCCTATGAGGTGGGGGCTTTATGGGAATGGAGAGAAGATCCTAGTGATTCCAAAGCTATCAGCAACCTCTAGATTACTCTACAAGAGGATGGCCCATAAGTTGTTACCACAGCTTTCCCTTTCAAAAACTGGTCCCCAATCAACGGATTTCTTGGAGATTAGGGAGTACAGGCCGGGAGATCCATTTAAAGCCATCAACTGGAAGGCAACCGCTAGGAGCGGTAAGTTGCTGGTTAACGAGTTTGAGAGGGAAGGCAAAGATACTATAATGATATTCCTGGACTCAAGGATATCCGTATTGGAGGGTGAAAAAGTATTTGAAAAGGCAATATCATTGGCCTATTCCTTGGCAATGGTTCATTTAAAGAAGGGGGACAACGTTGGTCTGTACATTATAGGCCAGGGGAAGATAGTAACGCCATCCTCATCCGCATCTCAAATGCAGACGATAATGAAGGCGTTAATAGGCGCAACTTATGCAAAAGATGAAACATTAAAGGAGGGCTTTGAGAGGGCATTTCAAGTCTTACTGAAATTCAAGCCTAGAACGATTATAATAACGAGCCTAGACCCCAGGATATTGGAAGAGGTAAAGGTTCTCGGCCCTAAGTTTTTAATTGTAGATGTATTGGGTGACTATGGGGACGTTGAGGGCCTCGTAGTCCTCAGGAGGAGGGCTATGGGGAGTGAAATTCGAAACGTTGTTCATTGGAGAAGTTGCAAAGAACCAGTAGACTTGGCGATGGTAAAGGTGGAGGCGAGGTTGAGATGA
- a CDS encoding AAA family ATPase — protein sequence MNERIEEVINSIGEVFIGKVEVVRKVFAAALVNGNVLFEDHPGLGKTLLAKAFAKVLGLNYRRIQFTPDLLPADIIGTKVWRPEKGVFEIMKGPIFTNVLLADEINRAPPKTQSALLEAMEERQVTIEGETFRLEQPFFVIATQNPLEFEGTYPLPEAQLDRFLVRLSVGYPGSEDEEMEILKARLRWGKDDPTVDLKPVLSKEEFLEMQRRVEHEVKVHDDILRYIVRIVRRIREDERVEAGPSPRGALALMKLSKANAFIEGRDFVIPDDVKAFVIDALSHRIVLKPEYSLERGLEREIVEEAVNEVPVPKDLEY from the coding sequence ATGAATGAAAGAATTGAAGAGGTGATAAATTCGATAGGCGAGGTCTTCATAGGCAAAGTTGAGGTCGTGAGGAAGGTCTTTGCGGCTGCACTGGTTAATGGTAACGTCCTATTTGAGGATCATCCCGGTTTAGGAAAAACCTTACTCGCAAAGGCCTTTGCGAAGGTTTTAGGATTAAACTATAGGAGAATTCAATTTACACCTGACCTGCTGCCGGCGGATATAATAGGGACTAAGGTTTGGAGACCTGAGAAGGGAGTCTTCGAGATAATGAAGGGTCCAATATTTACTAACGTTCTCCTAGCTGACGAGATAAATAGGGCACCGCCAAAGACTCAATCGGCCCTTTTGGAGGCGATGGAGGAGAGACAAGTCACGATAGAGGGTGAAACTTTCAGACTTGAGCAACCTTTCTTCGTCATCGCAACTCAGAATCCGCTGGAGTTCGAGGGAACTTATCCCCTTCCAGAAGCCCAACTCGATAGATTTCTGGTGAGACTAAGCGTTGGGTACCCGGGAAGTGAAGATGAAGAAATGGAGATACTCAAGGCTAGGTTAAGGTGGGGAAAAGACGACCCGACGGTGGATTTAAAGCCAGTCCTCTCTAAGGAAGAGTTCTTGGAAATGCAGAGAAGAGTTGAGCACGAGGTTAAGGTTCATGATGATATTCTCAGGTATATAGTCAGGATAGTTAGGAGGATAAGGGAAGATGAGAGGGTTGAAGCAGGCCCGAGCCCTAGGGGAGCCTTGGCCTTAATGAAACTCTCTAAAGCCAATGCTTTCATTGAAGGTAGAGACTTCGTGATACCTGATGACGTTAAAGCATTTGTCATTGATGCACTCTCTCATAGAATAGTCCTAAAGCCAGAGTACTCGTTGGAAAGGGGATTAGAAAGGGAGATAGTTGAGGAAGCCGTAAATGAAGTTCCAGTACCAAAAGACTTGGAGTACTAG
- a CDS encoding transglutaminase domain-containing protein, with the protein MMRKVIALALLVALGVSLALSPTEPILSFNVQRPRNEVDVSRNIYYSLLLNNTPVMKVTQEKGVVEYLRQNVYVVYENGVWKSIDVKGSNEVIVERPRIPYRAMEDNVKVELLYPLLSGNLYTALHTSRVSVPSEYYPEFELFKPIKYPVKSYSFTVISYNFSQDELRRLKTRPLRMYLQVPNLSKRVYELAFNITKNAKTPYEKAIAIRDYLISNYIYDVHQIPPIPGIDPVEWFLFYSKRGVCLDFNTAFVILARIVGIPARLVTGYRIKPISGEQVVKANQAHAWAEIYLDGAGWITIDATGYERPPQRMEQKRENIDVKVEPLPNGTVKLSFSKRYTGDVKVLFNGQSVTLHVNGTSALVPINVTNPGWMRIELKNKLVEVLIKNLPKIVVTPSNLTIAKGETGKFKVITSGDIRINSPLPFRVEKAPYGYDVYVEGTRVGKYTVKVTSGNVSKDVEITVKVKTRVEIRNYPPSIKVGEDFYVEGIVVGEYEYGKPSGKVTIEARVEKDKKGIVIGEGQVKDGRFRVKCRIDKLGEYELVAIYHGNSIFLPSTSDPRIRVISGSKLTVEKFQVAPVGNINVRGVLTLENGDPVKGEKILVYLDGRLISVLMTNEGGIFSGYIKVTGPGVHSISVVYPGNEFLKGSKVEWSFVAIKVELDYSKTITAGEDLKVSGRVYGISDGVITVKGWFGEKRVDMSNSKVEFYLPIPEDLSGIVRFDVLYNGTKVGEFYLFVKPKVEIQVKGTIMIVNKTSSLEVRVLRGGDPVSNAKVFLTTPQGETLSNLTDDNGIAIFTLRPEAPGRFRYHILVILGDFFLEDNIDILVLSHELYYYVVLASLGFLSLFAGAILLKLFMSVKISFDRAPPVYTPQESIIVTLNRRGKLLVDGKPIGSGKKFRLKLSPGEHLFVAKKFIFKDKAKVLVVNTPEEAVVKMFVEKFNGEKNKTAREILGYNVITWVFEKARYGISGISIEEFKLFLGKLREVVGSEIRAKK; encoded by the coding sequence ATGATGAGGAAAGTAATAGCCCTAGCGCTCCTAGTTGCATTGGGAGTAAGTCTCGCATTATCGCCTACCGAGCCTATACTCTCTTTTAACGTTCAGCGCCCACGCAACGAGGTAGATGTGAGCAGGAACATCTACTACTCTCTCCTCTTGAATAACACTCCCGTGATGAAGGTCACTCAGGAGAAAGGTGTCGTTGAATATCTAAGACAGAACGTTTACGTTGTGTATGAAAACGGGGTGTGGAAGAGCATAGATGTAAAAGGATCAAACGAAGTAATTGTTGAGAGGCCGAGAATTCCTTACAGGGCTATGGAGGATAACGTTAAGGTGGAGCTCCTTTATCCCCTGCTCTCTGGAAATTTATATACTGCCCTTCACACGTCTCGAGTTTCGGTGCCTTCCGAGTATTACCCTGAGTTTGAGCTCTTCAAGCCAATTAAGTACCCCGTTAAATCATATTCCTTCACAGTGATTAGCTACAACTTCTCCCAGGATGAGCTAAGGAGACTCAAAACTAGACCCTTGAGGATGTACCTCCAGGTTCCAAATTTGAGTAAAAGGGTCTACGAACTGGCGTTTAACATCACCAAGAATGCCAAGACTCCTTATGAGAAGGCAATCGCAATACGGGATTACCTAATATCAAATTACATCTACGATGTGCACCAAATTCCCCCCATTCCTGGGATAGATCCTGTAGAGTGGTTCCTATTCTATAGCAAGAGGGGGGTTTGCCTCGACTTCAACACGGCTTTTGTAATCTTAGCTAGAATCGTTGGAATACCTGCTAGGTTGGTGACCGGTTATAGGATAAAACCGATTTCTGGGGAGCAGGTAGTTAAGGCAAATCAAGCCCATGCGTGGGCGGAAATTTACCTTGATGGCGCTGGATGGATCACGATAGATGCCACTGGTTATGAGAGGCCTCCGCAAAGGATGGAACAAAAAAGAGAGAACATCGATGTTAAAGTTGAGCCCCTACCGAATGGAACTGTTAAACTCTCGTTCTCTAAGAGATATACTGGAGATGTCAAGGTTCTTTTCAACGGACAGAGCGTGACCCTCCACGTAAATGGGACCTCTGCTTTAGTTCCAATAAACGTTACAAATCCTGGTTGGATGAGGATAGAGCTCAAGAACAAACTCGTTGAAGTCTTAATTAAAAACTTGCCAAAGATAGTTGTTACCCCCTCAAATTTGACCATAGCGAAGGGCGAAACCGGAAAATTTAAAGTGATTACATCCGGTGACATTCGCATTAACTCTCCTTTGCCGTTTAGAGTTGAGAAAGCTCCATACGGCTATGATGTCTACGTTGAAGGAACGAGGGTTGGTAAATATACAGTGAAGGTGACCTCAGGGAATGTTAGTAAAGACGTTGAAATTACCGTAAAGGTGAAAACGAGGGTTGAAATACGAAATTATCCCCCTTCAATCAAAGTTGGAGAGGACTTTTATGTCGAGGGCATTGTCGTGGGCGAGTATGAATACGGTAAACCGAGCGGAAAGGTTACAATTGAGGCCAGAGTCGAGAAGGATAAAAAGGGGATCGTTATTGGGGAAGGGCAAGTTAAAGATGGAAGGTTCAGGGTAAAGTGCAGAATCGACAAGCTCGGTGAGTACGAGCTCGTTGCAATTTATCACGGCAACTCCATATTCCTGCCCTCAACAAGCGACCCCAGGATTAGGGTTATTTCGGGCTCTAAATTAACGGTTGAGAAGTTTCAAGTTGCACCGGTTGGAAACATAAACGTTAGGGGTGTCTTGACGCTCGAAAATGGGGATCCAGTAAAGGGTGAGAAAATTTTAGTTTACCTCGATGGTAGATTAATCTCGGTTTTAATGACGAACGAAGGTGGTATATTCTCAGGGTACATCAAGGTCACTGGGCCCGGAGTTCACTCAATCTCGGTCGTTTACCCTGGAAACGAATTCTTGAAGGGAAGTAAGGTTGAATGGAGCTTCGTTGCTATAAAAGTTGAGCTTGACTACTCAAAGACTATAACGGCTGGTGAAGATTTGAAGGTGAGTGGGAGAGTTTATGGGATAAGTGATGGCGTAATTACCGTTAAAGGCTGGTTTGGCGAGAAAAGAGTTGATATGTCTAACTCGAAGGTTGAATTTTACCTTCCAATTCCCGAGGATCTTTCCGGCATAGTTAGGTTCGATGTTCTCTACAATGGTACCAAGGTTGGCGAATTCTACCTCTTCGTCAAGCCGAAAGTTGAGATTCAGGTAAAGGGGACTATTATGATCGTGAACAAAACCTCTAGCCTGGAGGTGAGAGTTTTAAGGGGTGGTGATCCAGTTTCCAACGCGAAGGTCTTCCTCACGACGCCTCAGGGAGAAACGTTGTCCAATTTAACTGATGACAACGGCATTGCAATCTTCACCCTTCGTCCAGAGGCTCCTGGGAGGTTTAGGTATCATATCTTGGTAATATTGGGTGACTTCTTTCTCGAGGATAACATCGATATTCTCGTTTTATCTCATGAGCTGTACTACTACGTGGTCTTGGCATCTCTTGGCTTTCTCTCGCTCTTTGCTGGAGCAATATTATTGAAACTCTTTATGAGCGTCAAGATATCATTCGATAGGGCTCCTCCAGTTTACACTCCGCAGGAAAGCATTATAGTGACCCTAAACAGGCGTGGAAAATTACTTGTAGATGGTAAGCCAATCGGAAGCGGTAAGAAGTTCAGGCTCAAGCTCTCTCCTGGAGAGCACCTATTTGTTGCAAAGAAGTTTATTTTCAAGGATAAGGCCAAGGTTCTTGTGGTGAATACTCCAGAAGAGGCAGTAGTTAAGATGTTCGTTGAGAAGTTTAACGGCGAGAAGAACAAGACCGCTAGGGAAATCCTGGGGTATAATGTAATAACTTGGGTGTTCGAAAAGGCAAGATATGGGATATCTGGAATAAGCATTGAGGAGTTTAAACTCTTCTTGGGGAAGTTAAGGGAGGTGGTAGGTAGTGAAATCAGAGCTAAAAAGTAA